A single Lycium ferocissimum isolate CSIRO_LF1 unplaced genomic scaffold, AGI_CSIRO_Lferr_CH_V1 ctg3339, whole genome shotgun sequence DNA region contains:
- the LOC132044051 gene encoding galactinol synthase 1-like isoform X2 → MAPEIVSVSGQMVKPTILTNNNNASNTKAYVTFLAGNGDYVKGVVGLAKGLRKVQAAYPLVVAVLPDVPEEHRRILEAQGCIVREIEPVYPPENQTQFAMAYYVINYSKLRIWEFVEYEKMIYLDGEIQVYDNIDHLFDLPDGHFYAVMDCFCEKTWSHTPQYKIGYCQQCPDKVKWPNDNEELGQPPSLYFNAGMFVFEPDLDTYKDLLKTLKITPPTPFAEQGSKPWRYTGKEENMEREDIKMLVQKWWDIYNDGSLDYKKPVNQGADNSEPINLQPLIAAAMSEAGAAHYLTAPSAA, encoded by the exons ATGGCTCCGGAAATTGTGTCAGTGAGCGGACAAATGGTAAAACCAACGATTCTAACCAATAATAATAATGCATCAAATACTAAAGCATATGTTACGTTCTTAGCTGGAAATGGGGACTACGTGAAGGGAGTCGTTGGTTTGGCTAAGGGTTTGAGGAAGGTACAAGCGGCGTATCCGCTCGTGGTGGCGGTGCTTCCCGATGTGCCGGAGGAGCACCGCCGTATATTGGAGGCTCAAGGTTGCATTGTTAGGGAGATTGAGCCTGTTTATCCACCGGAGAATCAAACTCAATTCGCCATGGCTTATTACGTCATTAATTATTCCAAGCTTCGTATATGGGAG TTTGTGGAGTACGAGAAGATGATATACCTAGACGGTGAAATACAGGTGTACGACAACATTGATCATCTATTTGATTTGCCTGATGGCCACTTTTATGCGGTGATGGACTGCTTCTGTGAGAAAACATGGAGTCACACACCTCAATATAAAATAGGCTACTGCCAGCAATGCCCAGACAAAGTTAAGTGGCCCAATGACAATGAGGAATTGGGTCAACCACCTTCCCTTTATTTTAACGCTGGCATGTTCGTGTTCGAGCCCGACCTTGACACTTACAAAGACCTCTTGAAGACCCTTAAGATAACTCCTCCTACTCCCTTTGCTGAacag GGATCAAAGCCATGGAGGTACACAGGGAAGGAAGAGAACATGGAAAGGGAAGACATAAAAATGCTGGTGCAGAAATGGTGGGACATTTACAATGATGGGTCCTTGGACTACAAGAAGCCGGTCAACCAAGGAGCGGATAATTCAGAACCCATAAATTTGCAGCCATTGATTGCAGCAGCTATGTCTGAAGCTGGTGCAGCGCACTATCTCACTGCGCCCTCCGCTGCTTAG
- the LOC132044043 gene encoding nitrogen regulatory protein P-II homolog: MRQFPSAQTSSINLTTFASLVSSLPIMASSASLSKSNFSLHSFSSSSSSQLPHFTCIATPPKLPRFFPSQFTIKRFPNAPIIRAQSSPDFVADAKFYKVEAILRPWRIQQVSSALLKMGIRGVTVSDVRGFGAQGGLTERQAGSEFSEDTFVAKVKMEIVVSKDQVEGVIAKIIEEARTGEIGDGKIFLIPICDVIRVRTGERGEKAERMVGGHADIASSLSTP; the protein is encoded by the exons ATGCGTCAGTTCCCTTCAGCACAGACATCATCGATTAATCTAACAACTTTTGCTTCCCTCGTCTCTTCACTACCAATTATGGCCTCCTCTGCTTCACTTTCCAAATCCAATTTCTCCCTTCattccttctcttcttcttcttcttcacaattGCCTCATTTCACTTGCATTGCCACTCCACCCAAGCTCCCTCGCTTCTTCCCATCCCAATTCACCATCAAACGCTTTCCAAATGCCCCAATTATCAGAGCCCAAAGCTCTCCAG ATTTCGTCGCCGATGCCAAGTTTTACAAAGTCGAAGCTATTCTAAG ACCTTGGAGAATTCAACAGGTTTCTTCG GCACTATTGAAAATGGGCATTCGTGGTGTCACTGTCTCGGATGTTCGTGGTTTTGGCGCCCAAGGTGGCTTGACTGAGAGGCAAGCTG GCTCTGAATTCTCCGAGGACACGTTTGTAGCAAAAGTTAAAATGGAGATTGTTGTCAGCAAAGACCAG GTTGAAGGAGTCATTGCAAAGATAATTGAAGAGGCAAGAACTGGTGAAATTGGTGATGGAAAGATCTTCT tGATTCCTATATGTGATGTGATAAGAGTTCGCACTG GAGAACGGGGAGAAAAGGCAGAGAGGATGGTGGGAGGGCATGCTGATATTGCCTCTTCATTATCAACTCCTTGA
- the LOC132044051 gene encoding galactinol synthase 1-like isoform X1: MAPEIVSVSGQMVKPTILTNNNNASNTKAYVTFLAGNGDYVKGVVGLAKGLRKVQAAYPLVVAVLPDVPEEHRRILEAQGCIVREIEPVYPPENQTQFAMAYYVINYSKLRIWEFVEYEKMIYLDGEIQVYDNIDHLFDLPDGHFYAVMDCFCEKTWSHTPQYKIGYCQQCPDKVKWPNDNEELGQPPSLYFNAGMFVFEPDLDTYKDLLKTLKITPPTPFAEQDFLNMYFKNIYKPIPLTYNLVLAMLWRHPENVKLDEVKVVHYCAAGSKPWRYTGKEENMEREDIKMLVQKWWDIYNDGSLDYKKPVNQGADNSEPINLQPLIAAAMSEAGAAHYLTAPSAA; encoded by the exons ATGGCTCCGGAAATTGTGTCAGTGAGCGGACAAATGGTAAAACCAACGATTCTAACCAATAATAATAATGCATCAAATACTAAAGCATATGTTACGTTCTTAGCTGGAAATGGGGACTACGTGAAGGGAGTCGTTGGTTTGGCTAAGGGTTTGAGGAAGGTACAAGCGGCGTATCCGCTCGTGGTGGCGGTGCTTCCCGATGTGCCGGAGGAGCACCGCCGTATATTGGAGGCTCAAGGTTGCATTGTTAGGGAGATTGAGCCTGTTTATCCACCGGAGAATCAAACTCAATTCGCCATGGCTTATTACGTCATTAATTATTCCAAGCTTCGTATATGGGAG TTTGTGGAGTACGAGAAGATGATATACCTAGACGGTGAAATACAGGTGTACGACAACATTGATCATCTATTTGATTTGCCTGATGGCCACTTTTATGCGGTGATGGACTGCTTCTGTGAGAAAACATGGAGTCACACACCTCAATATAAAATAGGCTACTGCCAGCAATGCCCAGACAAAGTTAAGTGGCCCAATGACAATGAGGAATTGGGTCAACCACCTTCCCTTTATTTTAACGCTGGCATGTTCGTGTTCGAGCCCGACCTTGACACTTACAAAGACCTCTTGAAGACCCTTAAGATAACTCCTCCTACTCCCTTTGCTGAacag GACTTCCTGAACATGTATTTCAAGAATATTTACAAGCCAATACCTCTAACTTACAACCTTGTCTTAGCAATGTTATGGCGTCATCCAGAGAACGTTAAATTGGACGAAGTAAAAGTTGTACATTATTGTGCAGCG GGATCAAAGCCATGGAGGTACACAGGGAAGGAAGAGAACATGGAAAGGGAAGACATAAAAATGCTGGTGCAGAAATGGTGGGACATTTACAATGATGGGTCCTTGGACTACAAGAAGCCGGTCAACCAAGGAGCGGATAATTCAGAACCCATAAATTTGCAGCCATTGATTGCAGCAGCTATGTCTGAAGCTGGTGCAGCGCACTATCTCACTGCGCCCTCCGCTGCTTAG